From one Paeniglutamicibacter psychrophenolicus genomic stretch:
- a CDS encoding carbohydrate ABC transporter permease, with translation MTEQIKTTVTDERTANTATDERFELIAAETALDRDRLPREQKNRLRSYKKQQRSSRNKMTRAILKHVMIIAVAAIMIYPLLWMVVSSLRPTDVIFREPGLFLQTFEWENYTDGWNALSHPFGHFMLNSAIVVLGSVIGNLVSCSMAAYAFARLDFKFKGLFFAIMLMTIMIPIHVIIVPQYIMFSQFGWVNTFLPLIVPKLLATDAFFIFLMVQFIRGIPKDIDEAARIDGAGHARTFLQVILPLMVPALATTTIFTFIWTWSDFFSSLIYLTDPSMFTVPVALRAFVDATGESNWGSLFAMSIVTLLPVFIAFVLGQKFLVKGIATTGMK, from the coding sequence ATGACTGAGCAAATCAAAACCACGGTGACCGACGAGCGGACCGCCAACACTGCGACCGACGAACGATTCGAACTCATTGCCGCGGAGACCGCCCTGGACAGGGACCGCCTGCCGCGGGAGCAGAAGAACCGCCTGCGCAGCTACAAGAAGCAGCAGCGCTCCTCCCGCAACAAGATGACCCGGGCGATCCTCAAGCACGTGATGATCATTGCGGTGGCCGCCATCATGATCTACCCGCTGCTGTGGATGGTCGTCAGCTCGCTGCGGCCCACCGACGTGATCTTCCGCGAACCGGGCCTGTTCCTGCAGACCTTCGAGTGGGAAAACTACACCGACGGCTGGAACGCGCTCTCGCACCCGTTCGGGCACTTCATGCTCAACTCCGCGATCGTGGTGCTCGGCTCGGTCATCGGAAACCTGGTGTCCTGCTCGATGGCCGCCTACGCCTTCGCACGGCTCGACTTCAAGTTCAAGGGCCTGTTCTTTGCGATCATGCTCATGACCATCATGATTCCCATCCACGTGATCATCGTGCCGCAGTACATCATGTTCTCCCAGTTCGGGTGGGTCAACACCTTCCTCCCGTTGATCGTGCCCAAGCTCCTGGCCACGGATGCCTTCTTCATCTTCTTGATGGTGCAGTTCATCCGCGGCATCCCCAAGGACATCGACGAGGCCGCTCGCATCGACGGCGCCGGCCACGCCCGCACCTTCCTGCAGGTGATCCTCCCGCTGATGGTCCCGGCGCTGGCCACCACCACGATCTTCACCTTCATCTGGACCTGGAGCGACTTCTTCTCCTCGCTGATCTACCTGACGGACCCTTCCATGTTCACTGTCCCGGTGGCGCTGCGCGCCTTCGTTGATGCCACGGGCGAATCCAACTGGGGCTCGCTGTTCGCCATGTCGATCGTGACCCTGCTGCCGGTGTTCATTGCCTTCGTCCTGGGACAGAAGTTCCTGGTCAAGGGCATCGCCACCACCGGCATGAAGTAG
- a CDS encoding Gfo/Idh/MocA family protein codes for MHSEHTTEARTRYAIVGTGNRCEMYIHAILGEHSDVAELVALFDLNAGRLEYFDEVIEQTYGRRVDGFHPRELGEYIRGNRIDRVIVTSPDSTHAEVICTALEAGADVVVEKPLTINAEDSRRITHTAKATGKNVIVTFNYRYSPRNTALKKALLEGQIGEITSIDFTWMLDTVHGADYFRRWHRQKANSGGLLIHKSSHHFDLVNWWLDDTPAKVYAAGALSFYGPQNAKDRGQQREQSRGTFDGSEDDPFALDLRSDPRLQGLYLDNEHLDGYLRDQDVFSGEIDIEDNLALTVNYGRGAILSYSLNAHSPWEGYRVAVNGTQGRIELDVVERAAVLPAAGGSPVDPSVTADSQDSPARARGEHLVLQRHWEAATEVEIVNGEGSHGGGDILLLSDIFRGAVSDAYERPAGLLDGVAAIAVGIAGNQSLLTGLPVEVADLGLGLESLAESGATLVPAGR; via the coding sequence ATGCATTCCGAGCACACGACCGAGGCCCGCACCCGCTATGCGATAGTGGGCACCGGAAACCGTTGCGAGATGTATATCCATGCCATCCTGGGCGAGCACAGCGACGTGGCCGAACTCGTCGCGCTGTTCGACCTCAACGCCGGACGCCTCGAGTACTTCGACGAGGTCATCGAGCAAACCTACGGCCGACGCGTCGACGGGTTCCACCCGCGCGAACTTGGCGAATACATCCGCGGCAACCGCATCGACCGGGTCATCGTCACCAGCCCCGATTCCACCCACGCGGAGGTGATCTGCACGGCCCTCGAGGCCGGGGCGGATGTCGTGGTGGAAAAGCCGTTGACCATCAATGCGGAGGACTCGCGCCGGATCACCCACACGGCGAAGGCCACGGGCAAGAACGTCATCGTGACCTTCAACTACCGGTACTCGCCGCGGAACACCGCGCTGAAGAAGGCGTTGCTGGAGGGGCAGATCGGGGAGATCACCTCGATCGACTTCACCTGGATGCTCGACACCGTCCACGGGGCCGACTACTTCCGGCGCTGGCACCGGCAAAAGGCGAACTCCGGCGGCCTGCTGATCCACAAATCCAGCCACCACTTCGACCTGGTGAACTGGTGGCTCGATGACACTCCGGCCAAGGTCTACGCGGCCGGGGCACTGTCCTTCTACGGCCCGCAAAACGCCAAGGACCGCGGGCAGCAGCGGGAACAGTCGCGCGGAACCTTTGACGGGTCGGAGGACGACCCCTTCGCCCTTGACCTGCGCAGCGACCCCCGCCTGCAGGGCCTCTACCTGGACAACGAGCACCTCGACGGATACCTGCGCGACCAGGACGTCTTCAGCGGCGAGATCGACATCGAGGACAACCTGGCCCTGACCGTCAACTACGGCCGCGGGGCCATCCTGTCCTATTCGCTCAATGCCCACAGCCCGTGGGAGGGCTACCGGGTTGCCGTCAACGGCACCCAGGGCCGGATCGAGCTGGATGTGGTGGAACGCGCCGCGGTGCTGCCTGCGGCCGGGGGTTCCCCGGTCGACCCCTCGGTGACCGCGGACAGCCAGGATTCCCCGGCGCGTGCGCGCGGGGAACACCTGGTGCTCCAGCGGCACTGGGAAGCCGCAACGGAAGTGGAAATCGTCAACGGGGAAGGCAGCCACGGCGGCGGGGACATCCTGCTGCTCTCGGACATCTTCCGGGGTGCGGTCTCCGATGCCTACGAGCGCCCGGCCGGGCTGCTGGACGGGGTTGCCGCCATTGCCGTGGGGATCGCCGGAAACCAATCCCTGCTCACCGGACTGCCCGTCGAGGTGGCGGATCTCGGCCTCGGCCTGGAATCCCTCGCGGAGTCCGGTGCCACGCTGGTTCCGGCAGGAAGATAA